In the Ciona intestinalis unplaced genomic scaffold, KH HT000462.1, whole genome shotgun sequence genome, CTGAATCTGCTTTAGAGAGTTTAATATTGGAAATTGAGGTCGATGTATCCGTTGAAGATGAGACGGAAAATAATGCAGGTTTGCTGTATGTCAGTTTAGATGATTTGTGGATGAGAGCTGCTGAAAAagtgaaagaatatttaccaGTGTCCCCAATGCAATATCAGTTTTTGGGGGATTAGATAGGTATTTGCGCCAGTCCAATGACATAGGATGTTATGTCGGGAATATATGCAACATTTCTGACAGAACGAAGTGTGAATTGCTGGAATCACCTTGGATTCCTTCCGATGATTTTGTCTTGCCTCATTCAACACATCAAAAACAGGGAAAGATTgagaaaagatttttaaagcactcacatttgaaaaaaattccTTGGCTTGTCTATTCGGATGTTGGAAAGGGGATTTTTTGCAAGTACTGCTGTTTATTTGTTGTCGGCGGGATGGGAGGATCCAATAAACAGGTGcacctaaaaaaaacttgtaacaGCACCCCTGACACTCTTCGCAAAACTTTTGGGCAAGGACGGTGAACTTGTTAAACACGAACAGCAGCAATATCACAGAGATGCTGTCGAAGCCGCAACGGACTTTTTGCGGATGTTTTTTGAACCGAGGAACGACATCGCCAATAAAATTCGCTCGCATCGACTTCAGCAAGTTGAGGAAAATAGGAAGCGGTTAAAACCTATCGTCGAAACCATTTTGTTACTGGGCAGGCAGAACATAGCTTTTCGGGAACATAGGGACCACGGCCACGGAATTATTGAAGAAGCAAAACCTTTGGTCAACGAAGGCAATTTTAGAGAACTTCTAAGGTACAGAGTTGCTGGTGGCGATACTGCGCTGAAATGTCATCTAGAGAATGCAGCGGCCAACGCAACATACATCAGTAAAACTGTTCCAAACCAGTTAATTTACTATTGCGCAAAGGAAATTAAAAGTGTCATTCTCGAAAGAGTAAAAAAGGCCAAATATTACTGTGTAATATTCGACGAAACGACGGACATTTCAAACTCTTCACAATTGTCGTTGTGTGTGGCATATGTGCATAACAACAAAAGACGTGAGGATTTTATTGGTTTTTGCGATGTGCATGAAAGTTGTTTTGAAGGCGTGTCAGCTAGATTTAGATTTTAGGTCcatgattatatttttaatttca is a window encoding:
- the LOC104265784 gene encoding uncharacterized protein LOC104265784; translation: MFFEPRNDIANKIRSHRLQQVEENRKRLKPIVETILLLGRQNIAFREHRDHGHGIIEEAKPLVNEGNFRELLRYRVAGGDTALKCHLENAAANATYISKTVPNQLIYYCAKEIKSVILERVKKAKYYCVIFDETTDISNSSQLSLCVAYVHNNKRREDFIGFCDVHESCFEGVSARFRF